Within the Cumulibacter manganitolerans genome, the region GAACATCCGCCGGTCGGTGCCCGGCGCGACCTGCTCGGCTGCGTGCTGATTCATGGCGGCCAATTTAGCAGCGGCCCACCCGCTCACCCGGCGACCGCGCACCCTCGGCCGGGCGGCGCACCGGCGCATCTACAGTGGCCGTCATGATCGAACGGCTGGCGTGGGTGAGCGCGCGCGAGGCGCGCGGGCAGGACGAGGACGAGCCGCTGGCGCTCGAGGCCCTCACGGCGGCCGGCGTGACGGTCGAGATCGCCGACTGGCACGACCCGGACGTCGACTGGGGCCGGTTCGACCGCGCCGTCCTGCGCTCGCCCTGGGACTACCCGCAGCGCATGCCGGAGTTCCTGGCCTGGCTGGACCGGGTGGCGGCGCGCACCGAGCTGGTCAACCCGCCGGAGATGGTGCGGTGGAGTCTCTCCAAGGAGTACCTCGCCGACCTGGCGGACGCCGGCATCCCGATCACGCCCACCGAGTTCGTGCGTCCCGGCTCTCCCGCGCCCGTGCGCTTCCCCGAGGGCAGCTTCGTCGTCAAGCCCGCCGTGGGCGCCGGCAGCCGCGACGCGGCGTCGTACCACGCCGACCAGCACGACGCGGCGCGCGCGCACGTCGAGCGGCTGCGCGCCGCCGGCCAGGTGGTGCTCGTGCAGCCGTTCCTCGAATCGATCGCGGCGGACGGTGAGTGGCCGCTGGTCTTCTTCGCCGGCGAGCTGAGCCACGCGGCCAGCAAGCGGGTGGCGTTGCCGCACGCCTCGACGATCGACGAGCTGTTCGCGGCGGAGACCAACACCCACCACGAGCCGACCGCCGAGCAGGCCGCGGTGGCGCAGGCCGCCGTCGACCTCGTCGCGGCGCGGTTCGGCACCCCGGCGTACGCCCGCGTCGACCTGGTGCGCGACAACTCCGGCCGGCTGTGCGTCATGGAGGTCGAGCTGGTCGAGCCCTCGCTGTTCCTGCCGTACGGCGGACCGGAGGCCGCCCAGCGGCTGGCCGCGGCGCTCGTACGCTGAGCGCACGCGGCGGCCGCCCGAGCGTCCTCGAAAAGGGCGGCCGGCGTCTTGGCCGTGGGGTCCACAACGCCTACCGTTGACTCATGACCAGCGAGAACGATGCCGAGCTGGAGCGTCGATTCGCTGCCCTCGTGTCCGGGCCCGAGCTCGCCGACCTGCGCGCGCTCGAGGGCGACCTCATGCTGGTCGGGGACACGGTGATCCGTCGTCCGGCCGTGCCGGACCGGCGGCGCGCGCCCTTCGACGACGTCCGGTTGCTGCGGGTGCGCGTGGACCTCGTCGATGCGAAGCCGCCCATCTGGCGACGCCTCGAGCTGCGCTCGGACCTCACGCTCGACGCCCTGCACCACGTGCTGCAGGCCGCCTTCGGGTGGGACGACGCCCACCTGCACCGCTTCGCCGTCGGAGGTGGCCCGTTCGAGGCCGGCAGCCAGGTGTTCCTGTGCCCGTTCGACGTCGCCGAGGGGGCCGACGGGACGCCGGACGCCGAGGTCCGCCTGGACGAGGTCCTCCAGGATCCCGGCGACACCCTGACCTATGCGTACGACTACGGCGACGGCTGGGAGCTCGCGATCGTGGTCGAGGAGGTCCGCGGTGGCGCGGAGGACGCCCGGCCCGCCAGCGTCCTCACCGGACGCCGGGCAGCGCCTCCCGAGGACTCCGGCGGCGCGTGCGACGAGCACAGCCTTGCCGCCCTGATGGACGACCCGGCACGTTTCGACCCCGACGCGCTGAACGCGGCCATCGACGAGTTCTTCGGGCGCGCGGCGACGCGTCTGGACCCGCGCCTGGGCGCGCTCGTCGACCGGCTGCTCTACGCGCCGTCCGGCAGCGACCTCGCGCGGCGGGTCTACGATCTCAGCGCGCCGGTCGCCGCGCTGTCCGACGACGACCTCACCGCCGCGCTGCGGGCCGTGGCCTGGTTCGTCGACCACGCCGGCGACGGGCTCGAGCTCACCGGCGCCGGCTATCTGAAGCCGGCCGACGTCCAGGCCGTCGCGCAGCTGCTGCCGACGATGAGCGACTGGTTCGGCAAGGCCAACCGCGAGACCCAGACCCGCCCGGTCCTCCAGCTGCGGCAGGCGCTGCAGAAGGTCGGGCTGCTGCGCAAGTACAAGGGCCGCCTCTGCCTCACCCGCGCCGGCGCCGGCGCGCGCGGTGACGCGCGCGGCCTCTGGGACGTGCTGGCGCGATTGCTGCTGCCCGGCGGGGACGGCTTCGACGCCGAGGCGACGCTCGTGCTGCTGGCCTGCTGGGCGACGTCCGTGGGCCGGCGCGAACCTGTCCAGGACGTCGTGCGGGCGCTGAACGACCTCGGCTGGCGCGTGGAGGGCGGCGCCCGGCTGGAGCCGCACGACGTCTACCGGCTGCCAGCGTACGGCGTGCTCACCAGCATCGACGGTCTGGCCAGCGAGCAGTTCGTCGAGACGCAGAGCGCCTTCGCCCGGTACGAGCGGCGCTACACGGTCCGGCTGCCGGCCGCCCTCCTCGCGCGGACCGCCCTGCTGACGCGCGAGCGCTGACCAGGGCGCCGGTGGGCCGCCTGAGAACGGCATGAGCCCCCGCCAAGAACGGTTTGGGCCCGGGCCCGTCGCGCGCCCACACTCGGCGGCATGGTCACCACCGGCTATCGCGCATCCACCGAGCTCCCGACCCCGCCCCGGTCCCCGGCCGCTGCCGGGATCTCGCGTCGGCGCAGCACGTGGTGGCGCTGGGCGGGCCTCGCCCTGCTGGCGGCCTGGGCCGGCGCCTGGATCGCCGAGACCTACCAGGTGGGCGGCGCGTCCTGGCACTTCTTCACCGAGGGTGAGCGGATCCTCACCGACCAGACGCGAGTCGAGCCCATCGACCTCTACGCCGTCGACCCGCGGCTGCAGATCGGCCCGTTCACGTTCGTCGTGAGCTCGGTGCTGGCGCTCGTGCGCCTGCCCTGGGAGTCCTCCCGCACGGCCGGGGCGCTGGCCGCGCAGCTGGCCTGCGTGGCGGTGGGCGTGTTCATCGTGTACGCCGTCCGGGCGCTGATGACCGGCACGCGCGGCGTGCCGTGGTCGCAGTGGCTCGCCACCGACCGCCGGCGGCTGCTGCTCGCCGTCGCGGCCTTCGTCCCGCCGTGGGCCTACCTCGCGGACTTCTCCGTGCACCTCGACGACGTCCTCGCCCTCGGGCTCGGCGTCGCCGCGCTGTGGGCAGCCCGCGTGGACCGGCCGGTGCTCAGCGGGGTGCTCGTGGGGCTGGCCGCGGCGTCCAAGCCCTGGGCGTTGCCGTTCGTCGCGTTCGCGCTGCTGGTACCGACCTGGCGGCGGCGCGCCCTCGCGGCCGGGGTCGCCGGCGCGGTGACCGCGGCCGCCTGGCTGCCGTTCGTCATCGGCAGCCCCGGAACGACCCACGCGATGCAGTTCAAGATCGTGAACACCGCGATGTCCGGGTTGCGGGCGCTCGGTGTGCTCGCGTCCGCGACGCCGCCGTGGGACCGACCGCTGCAGATCCTGCTGGGGTTCGCGGTCGCGGCCTTCCTCATCCACCGCGGCCGCTGGGAGCTCGCGCTGCTCGGCGTGATGGCCGTGCGGCTGGCGCTCGACCCCGGGACGAATCGGTACTACACGGCCGGTCTCGCGGTCGGCGCGCTGATCGCCGACGGCGTCGGACGCCGCGGGCTGGTGCCGTGGTGGACCCTGGCCGTCCTCGGCCCGCTGCACCTGGCCAGGCTCGCGCGCGAGCTCAACCCGCTGCACGGCTACCTGCTCGTGGCGCTCGCGGTCGCCGTCGTCGGCGTGGGGCTGCTGCGACCGCGGGGGCCGGCGCCGCGACCGGCGACGATATCGTGGACGCACCCACCGAACCAGAAGGTCGCCGCATGCCCGTCTACGAAAGCCTGACCGACGTCGTCGGTCGCACCCCCCTCGTCGCGCTCCACCGCCTCGCGCCGGAGAGCCCGGCCCGGCTGCTCGGGAAGCTGGAGTTCTACAACCCGCTCTCGAGCATCAAGGACCGCACGGGGCTGTCGATCGTGCGGGCCGCGGAGGCCGACGGCCGGCTGAAGCCCGGCGGCACGATCGTGGAGGCGACCTCGGGCAACACCGGGATCGCGCTCGCCTGGGTCGGCGCATCGCTCGGCTACCGGGTCGTGCTGGTGATGCCGGACGACGTCTCTCAGGAACGGCTTCTCGTGCTGCGCGCGCTCGGCGCCGAGGTCGAGCTCACGCCCGGCGCCAACGGCATGGCCGGCGCCAACCAGCGGGCCGGGCAGATCATGGAGGCCGACCCGAGCGGCTTCCTGTCCGGGCAGGGCGGGAACGCCGCCAACCCGGCGATCCACGAGGCCACCACCGGCCCGGAGATCTGGGCGGATACCGAGGGCAACGTCGACGTCATCGTCGCGGGCACGGGCACCGGCGGCAGCCTGTCGGGCACCGGCCGGTTCCTGCGCACCAAGAACCCCGACGTGCGGATCGTCGGCGTCGAGCCCGACGAGGCGCCCGTGCTCAGCGGCGGCGAATGGCAGCCGCACAAGATCCAGGGCATCACCGGCGGCAACGGCGTCCCGCCGACGACGGACATGGAGCTCATCGACGAGATGGTGCGCATCCCGCAGGATCGCGCGATCGAGGTCGCGCGCGAGGCGATGCGCACCGAGGGGCTGATGGTGGGCATCTCGGCGGGCGCCGTCCTCGAGGCGATGCGCCGCCTCGGCGAGCGCCCGGAGCTGGCCGGCAAGACGATCGTCGGGTTGCTGGCCGACAGCGGCGAGCGCTACCTGTCGACCGAGCTGTTCGACCACGTCCGCGACTGACCCCTTCGCGGCGGCGCGACCGCTCATCGCGCACAATGTTGGGCATGAACCGACGAGCCGTGAACGCGACGGATGAGGCCGACCTGGACGAGTACGAGGCGGACGTCGTCGACGACGATCCGGCCGACGTGTACGAAGACGACGAGATCTACGACGAGGCCCCCGGCGCCCCGCGCAGCCTCGGGCTGATCCTGACCATCGGCGGCATCCTGGGCTTCATCGGCGCGTTCGTGCTGACCATCGAGCGCATCGAGATGCTGCTCGACAGCAGCTACCTGCCGACCTGCAGCATCGACTCGGTCCTGCAGTGCAGCACCGTGATGACGTCGTCGCAGGCGTCGGTGTTCGGCTTCCCCAACCCGCTGATCGGCGTCTTCGCCTTCCCGCTGGTCATCCTCACCGGCGTCCTGGTGCTCGCCCGGGTGGCGCTGCCGAGCTGGTACTGGCTCTGGTTCCTCGTCGGGACGACGTACGGGCTGCTGTTCGTCGGGTGGCTGATCCCGCAGAGCCTGTACGAGATCCGGGCGCTGTGCCCCTACTGCATGGTCGTGTGGGCGTGCGTCATCCCCATCTTCTGGCGCACGCTGGCGTACACCCTCGCAGGCGGGCACTTCGGCGAGCGGGTCGCCGGGAACGCGCTGGTGCGGGTCATCGGGCGGTGGTGGTGGGTGCTCACCCTGGTCACCTACGCGGTGGTGCTCACCCTCGTGCTGACGGCGTTCCCCTACTACTTCTTCTAGACCGCTTCTTCCCGGCTCCTCGCGACCGCCGGGGCGTCAGCCCGCGGTGAGCGACCAGCCGGTGTAGCCCTCCGCGAGCAGGGTCTGCCCCGCCGTCGACCCCACGAGGGTCGACAGCTCGCCGATCTGGCGGCGCACGTCGAAGTCCGTCGACTCGGGCAGCCGGTGCAGCATCGAGGTCATCCAGTAGGAGAAGTGCTGCGCCTTCCATACCCGCTGCAGCGCCCGCGGCGAGTAGCGGTCGAGGGCCTCGTCGTCGCCGCGGCGCAGGTGCAGCTCGAGGTACTCCGCGAGCACCCGGACGTCGGCGATGGCGAGGTTGAGCCCCTTCGCCCCGGTCGGTGGCACGGTGTGGGCGGCGTCGCCGGCCAGCAGCAGGTTGCCGTAGCGCATGGGCTCCTGCACGTAGCTGCGGAACCCGAGCACCGCCTTCGAGGTGATCGGGCCCTCCTTGAGCACGTGCCCGTTGGCGCCGACCCGGCTCTGCAGCTCCTCCCAGATCCGGTCGTCGGACCACGCGTCGACGTCCTCGTCGGGACGGCACTGGAAGTACATCCGCTGCAGGGTCATGGTGCGCTGGCTGATCAGCGCGAAGCCGCGCTCGGAGTGGTTGTAGATCAGCTCGTCGGAGCTCGGCGGCGCCTCGCACAGGATGCCGAACCAGGCGAACGGGTACTCGCGGAAGAACTGGCGGCGCTGCGCGTCGGGGACCTGGTGGCGGCACAGGCTGCGCGAGCCGTCGGCTCCGACGAGCACCCGGGCACGCACCGCGTGCGCGACGCCGTCCGCGTCGGTGAACCGCATGACCGGGCGGTCGGAGGTCAGGTCGTCGACCGAGACGTCGCGCACGCCGAAGCGCACGTCGCCGCCGTCACGGGCGCGGGCGTCGGCGAGGTCGATGAACACGTCGGTCTGCGGGTAGAGGTGCACGTTGCGCCCGACGAGCTCGGGGAAGTTGAGCCGATGGCCGGAGCCGCCGAAGGACAGGTCGATCCCCTCGTGCTCGAACCCGTCGCGCAGCACGCGGTCGGAGACGCCGGAGTCGATCAGCAGCCGCACGCTGTCGTGCTCGAGGATTCCGGCGCGGTGGGTGTGCTCGATCTCCTGCCGGGTGCGGATGTCGATGGCGATCGAGTCGATGCCGTTCAGCGAGAGCAGGTGCGCGAGCATCAGGCCGGCCGGCCCAGCGCCGACGATCGCGACCTCGGTCGTGGTGGTCCGCGCGGTCACTCGCCGTCCTCCTCGGCCATCCGGCGCAGGACGTCGGAGGCGACGGCGAAGCCACGGTTGGCCACCGGCACGCCGCAGTAGATGGCCGCCTGCAGGATCACCTCGCCGATCTCGTCCGCGCTGAGCCCGTTGTGCCGCGCGGCCCGGACGTGCATGGCGAACTCCTCCCAGTGCCGCATGGCCAGCATCGCGGTGAGGGTGGCGACCGAGCGGGTGCGCCGGTCGAGGCCCGGACGGGTCCACACGCTCCCCCACGCGTAGCGCGTGATGAGGTCCTGGAAGTCCTGGGTGAACGGCGTGGTCGCCGCGACGGCGCGGTCGACGTGGGCGGCGCCGAGCACCTCGCGCCGCACCGCCATGCCGTCGTCGTACGGGTCGGTCATCACCGGTCCCCTTCCGTGCCGAGGAAGGAGACCAGCAGGTCGGCGGTCGCGCCGGGATCCTCGGCGGGCGGCAGGTGCGCGACGCCGTCGAGCACCGCGCTCCGCGCTCCGTCGCGCCCGGCGTGCGAGGCAGCCTGGGCGGCCTCGCGCGCGATGTCCGGCGAGATGACCACATCGTGCTCGCCGGCGACGACGAGCAGCGGAACCGCGACGTTCCCGAGCCGGTCACGGACGTCGTACTGCGCGAGCGCCTCGCAGGCGAGGGCGTACGACTCGTCGTCGACCTCGCGCAACGCCAGCAGCAGCGCGTTGCCGGTGGCGCCGTCCCGCTCGAGGAACCCGGGCGCGAACCAGCGGCCGGCCGATCCCTCGACCATCGACGACGTGCCGGCGTCGCGGACGAACGCCGCCCGTTCCCGCCACGCGTCGGGCGTGCCGAACACCGGCCCGGCCGCGATGGTCGCTATGCCCGCGAACGGGCCCGGATCGAGGGCGAGGGTGAAGCCGACGGCGCCGCCCAGCGAGACTCCCGCATACCCGGCGGGCCGGCCGGCGGCGAGCTGCGCGGCCCGGTTTCGCACGCTGTCGGCGAGGTCGTCGATCGAGTACGCCGCCGTGGTCGGGGCGCTGGCGCCGTGCCCCGGGATGTCCCACCCCACGACCTCCCAGCCGTCGGGTATCGCCTGGGCGGTCGACTGCCAGAGACCCGCCACGCCCGTCCCGAGCGACGGCCCGACGACGAGCAGGTGGGCGCTGTTCTCGTCGCCGGCGAGGCGCGTGAAGGCGAGGTCAGGCATCGGTGGGGTCCTCCCGTTGGGTGTCGGTGACGGCCGCCCACTCGGTGAGGACGGCCTCGATGATCCGGTCGCAGTCGCCGAGGTAGCCGCGGACGTCGGTGAGGCCAGGGCTCTCGGCGAGCAGCGCGGTCGACGCGTGCTGTGCCCTCGCCGCCATCGCGTCGGGGTGCACCTGCAGGCCGGCGACGAGCTCGGCGGCCTGCTCACCCGCGGTGACCGCGATCTCCAGCAGCGCGGCGAGCGCCGGCCATTCGGAGTGCCACGCGCCGTCGGGGCGCTCGTCGACCGCGCCCGCCGCCGCGAGGTGCAGGGTCGCGGCGAGCTGCGGCGCCTGGCGGGCCGCCGAGGCAACGAGGACCGACAGCACCGGGTTGCGCTTGTGCGGCATCGTCGAGGATCCACCGCGCGCGGGCGATTCGCCCTCGCTCACCTCGGCGATCTCCGGCCGGCTCAGCAGCAGGACGTCGGCGGCGACGACACCGAGCGCGTCGGTGACGGTCACGAGGGCGTCGCCGATCGCGGTGACCGCGCGACGGCGGGTGTGCCACGGGACGCTCGCGGGATGCAGACCGAGATGCTCGGCGAACGACCGGACGACCGGCGCCTGGT harbors:
- a CDS encoding lyase family protein codes for the protein MSGLLRPGVHRVAGLVDDAAVLGAMLRVEVAWSRALVVAGLAPPRQADVVADAAIDLAPDLGDLIEAAENTGNPATALIAHLRSAVQAQDPDAAGVVHRGLTSQDVVDSALMTIARDGVARLRGDLRRAGAELAVLAERHRGSVMAGRTLTQWAVPTTFGLKAAQWLAGVSEAVTVLDALRFPVQYGGAAGTRALLAALTGDADQAPVVRSFAEHLGLHPASVPWHTRRRAVTAIGDALVTVTDALGVVAADVLLLSRPEIAEVSEGESPARGGSSTMPHKRNPVLSVLVASAARQAPQLAATLHLAAAGAVDERPDGAWHSEWPALAALLEIAVTAGEQAAELVAGLQVHPDAMAARAQHASTALLAESPGLTDVRGYLGDCDRIIEAVLTEWAAVTDTQREDPTDA
- a CDS encoding 4-hydroxybenzoate 3-monooxygenase; its protein translation is MTARTTTTEVAIVGAGPAGLMLAHLLSLNGIDSIAIDIRTRQEIEHTHRAGILEHDSVRLLIDSGVSDRVLRDGFEHEGIDLSFGGSGHRLNFPELVGRNVHLYPQTDVFIDLADARARDGGDVRFGVRDVSVDDLTSDRPVMRFTDADGVAHAVRARVLVGADGSRSLCRHQVPDAQRRQFFREYPFAWFGILCEAPPSSDELIYNHSERGFALISQRTMTLQRMYFQCRPDEDVDAWSDDRIWEELQSRVGANGHVLKEGPITSKAVLGFRSYVQEPMRYGNLLLAGDAAHTVPPTGAKGLNLAIADVRVLAEYLELHLRRGDDEALDRYSPRALQRVWKAQHFSYWMTSMLHRLPESTDFDVRRQIGELSTLVGSTAGQTLLAEGYTGWSLTAG
- a CDS encoding glycosyltransferase family 87 protein — its product is MVTTGYRASTELPTPPRSPAAAGISRRRSTWWRWAGLALLAAWAGAWIAETYQVGGASWHFFTEGERILTDQTRVEPIDLYAVDPRLQIGPFTFVVSSVLALVRLPWESSRTAGALAAQLACVAVGVFIVYAVRALMTGTRGVPWSQWLATDRRRLLLAVAAFVPPWAYLADFSVHLDDVLALGLGVAALWAARVDRPVLSGVLVGLAAASKPWALPFVAFALLVPTWRRRALAAGVAGAVTAAAWLPFVIGSPGTTHAMQFKIVNTAMSGLRALGVLASATPPWDRPLQILLGFAVAAFLIHRGRWELALLGVMAVRLALDPGTNRYYTAGLAVGALIADGVGRRGLVPWWTLAVLGPLHLARLARELNPLHGYLLVALAVAVVGVGLLRPRGPAPRPATISWTHPPNQKVAACPSTKA
- a CDS encoding ATP-grasp domain-containing protein, coding for MIERLAWVSAREARGQDEDEPLALEALTAAGVTVEIADWHDPDVDWGRFDRAVLRSPWDYPQRMPEFLAWLDRVAARTELVNPPEMVRWSLSKEYLADLADAGIPITPTEFVRPGSPAPVRFPEGSFVVKPAVGAGSRDAASYHADQHDAARAHVERLRAAGQVVLVQPFLESIAADGEWPLVFFAGELSHAASKRVALPHASTIDELFAAETNTHHEPTAEQAAVAQAAVDLVAARFGTPAYARVDLVRDNSGRLCVMEVELVEPSLFLPYGGPEAAQRLAAALVR
- a CDS encoding alpha/beta fold hydrolase — translated: MPDLAFTRLAGDENSAHLLVVGPSLGTGVAGLWQSTAQAIPDGWEVVGWDIPGHGASAPTTAAYSIDDLADSVRNRAAQLAAGRPAGYAGVSLGGAVGFTLALDPGPFAGIATIAAGPVFGTPDAWRERAAFVRDAGTSSMVEGSAGRWFAPGFLERDGATGNALLLALREVDDESYALACEALAQYDVRDRLGNVAVPLLVVAGEHDVVISPDIAREAAQAASHAGRDGARSAVLDGVAHLPPAEDPGATADLLVSFLGTEGDR
- the pcaC gene encoding 4-carboxymuconolactone decarboxylase encodes the protein MTDPYDDGMAVRREVLGAAHVDRAVAATTPFTQDFQDLITRYAWGSVWTRPGLDRRTRSVATLTAMLAMRHWEEFAMHVRAARHNGLSADEIGEVILQAAIYCGVPVANRGFAVASDVLRRMAEEDGE
- a CDS encoding plasmid pRiA4b ORF-3 family protein, translating into MTSENDAELERRFAALVSGPELADLRALEGDLMLVGDTVIRRPAVPDRRRAPFDDVRLLRVRVDLVDAKPPIWRRLELRSDLTLDALHHVLQAAFGWDDAHLHRFAVGGGPFEAGSQVFLCPFDVAEGADGTPDAEVRLDEVLQDPGDTLTYAYDYGDGWELAIVVEEVRGGAEDARPASVLTGRRAAPPEDSGGACDEHSLAALMDDPARFDPDALNAAIDEFFGRAATRLDPRLGALVDRLLYAPSGSDLARRVYDLSAPVAALSDDDLTAALRAVAWFVDHAGDGLELTGAGYLKPADVQAVAQLLPTMSDWFGKANRETQTRPVLQLRQALQKVGLLRKYKGRLCLTRAGAGARGDARGLWDVLARLLLPGGDGFDAEATLVLLACWATSVGRREPVQDVVRALNDLGWRVEGGARLEPHDVYRLPAYGVLTSIDGLASEQFVETQSAFARYERRYTVRLPAALLARTALLTRER
- a CDS encoding vitamin K epoxide reductase family protein; the encoded protein is MNRRAVNATDEADLDEYEADVVDDDPADVYEDDEIYDEAPGAPRSLGLILTIGGILGFIGAFVLTIERIEMLLDSSYLPTCSIDSVLQCSTVMTSSQASVFGFPNPLIGVFAFPLVILTGVLVLARVALPSWYWLWFLVGTTYGLLFVGWLIPQSLYEIRALCPYCMVVWACVIPIFWRTLAYTLAGGHFGERVAGNALVRVIGRWWWVLTLVTYAVVLTLVLTAFPYYFF
- the cysK gene encoding cysteine synthase A, with product MPVYESLTDVVGRTPLVALHRLAPESPARLLGKLEFYNPLSSIKDRTGLSIVRAAEADGRLKPGGTIVEATSGNTGIALAWVGASLGYRVVLVMPDDVSQERLLVLRALGAEVELTPGANGMAGANQRAGQIMEADPSGFLSGQGGNAANPAIHEATTGPEIWADTEGNVDVIVAGTGTGGSLSGTGRFLRTKNPDVRIVGVEPDEAPVLSGGEWQPHKIQGITGGNGVPPTTDMELIDEMVRIPQDRAIEVAREAMRTEGLMVGISAGAVLEAMRRLGERPELAGKTIVGLLADSGERYLSTELFDHVRD